The following proteins are co-located in the Pedobacter frigiditerrae genome:
- a CDS encoding KpsF/GutQ family sugar-phosphate isomerase yields the protein MKSKKSIIESATTTLKLESEAILNLLQYINDDFVEIVSAILACKGRVIVTGIGKSAIIAQKIVATFNSTGTPAIFMHAADAVHGDLGMIQRDDIVMCLSKSGNTPEIKLLAPLLKQSGNLLVGMLGSVDSDLAKQADFILNTSVEKEACPHNLAPTTSTTAQLAMGDALAVCLLEAREFNTNDFARFHPGGSLGKRLYLKTGDLAVKNEKPSISPDASVKDVIIEISKNRLGAVVVIADEKIIGIITDGDIRRMLENHTNIEEIKASDLMSTNPKRIDKDELALLALEIIKKNNITQLLVTKNEEYFGIIHLHDLLQEGII from the coding sequence TTGAAAAGTAAAAAATCTATTATCGAAAGCGCCACAACCACGCTAAAGTTAGAATCTGAAGCAATTTTAAACCTTTTGCAGTACATAAACGATGATTTTGTTGAGATTGTATCTGCAATTTTAGCTTGTAAAGGAAGGGTTATTGTAACAGGAATAGGTAAAAGTGCAATCATCGCACAAAAAATTGTTGCTACTTTTAATTCAACCGGTACGCCAGCAATTTTTATGCATGCTGCAGATGCAGTACATGGCGATTTGGGTATGATACAAAGGGACGATATCGTTATGTGTCTTTCTAAAAGTGGTAATACGCCAGAGATAAAGTTGTTAGCTCCATTATTAAAACAATCAGGTAACTTATTAGTTGGCATGTTAGGTTCTGTAGATTCTGACCTAGCAAAACAAGCAGATTTTATTTTAAACACAAGTGTAGAAAAAGAAGCCTGTCCGCATAACTTAGCACCAACAACGAGCACAACAGCACAATTAGCCATGGGCGATGCTTTGGCTGTTTGCTTATTGGAAGCCAGAGAATTTAATACGAATGATTTTGCAAGATTTCATCCAGGTGGTTCATTGGGCAAAAGATTGTATTTAAAGACTGGTGATTTAGCTGTAAAAAATGAAAAACCAAGTATTAGTCCTGATGCTTCTGTTAAAGATGTAATTATAGAAATTAGCAAAAACCGTTTAGGTGCTGTTGTTGTTATTGCCGATGAAAAGATCATAGGAATAATTACAGATGGAGATATTCGAAGAATGCTTGAAAATCATACAAATATCGAAGAAATTAAAGCTTCGGATTTAATGAGTACTAATCCAAAAAGAATTGACAAAGATGAATTGGCTTTATTAGCTTTAGAAATAATCAAGAAAAACAATATTACTCAACTTTTGGTGACAAAAAACGAGGAATATTTTGGAATAATTCACTTACATGATCTTTTGCAAGAGGGTATTATATAA
- a CDS encoding electron transfer flavoprotein subunit alpha/FixB family protein — translation MSVLVYVEQVDGKFKKSVFEAVSYAKAIADNQNTSLTAISIGNVAEGDLKELGKYGAAKVLNVANDQLKTFVNQAYAAVIAEAATKEGSNIVVLSNSFSGKGLSPRIAVKLKAGLVDGAVELPNFDGGFSVKKTAFSGKAFAVTSLTSANKVIALNPNAFGVKENPAEAVIENFSPEVKATDLTAIVKEIVRATNKVSLPDAELVVSAGRGLKGPENWGMIEELADLLGAATACSKPVSDADWRPHSEHVGQTGIAISPNLYIAIGISGAIQHLAGVSSSKVIVVINKDPEAPFFKVADYGIVGDAFEVVPKIIAALKAHKG, via the coding sequence ATGTCAGTATTAGTATATGTAGAACAAGTTGATGGTAAATTCAAGAAATCTGTTTTTGAAGCAGTTTCTTACGCAAAAGCCATCGCCGATAATCAAAATACAAGCTTAACAGCAATTTCTATAGGAAACGTAGCTGAGGGCGATTTAAAAGAATTGGGAAAATACGGTGCAGCTAAAGTTTTAAATGTTGCAAATGACCAATTAAAAACTTTTGTAAATCAAGCTTATGCAGCTGTAATTGCAGAGGCGGCGACAAAAGAAGGTTCGAACATTGTTGTTTTATCTAACTCTTTCTCTGGTAAAGGTTTATCTCCGCGAATTGCAGTGAAACTTAAAGCAGGCTTGGTAGATGGAGCTGTGGAGTTGCCAAATTTTGATGGTGGTTTTTCGGTTAAAAAGACGGCTTTCTCTGGTAAGGCTTTCGCAGTTACTTCATTAACATCAGCAAACAAAGTGATTGCTTTGAACCCTAATGCTTTTGGTGTTAAAGAAAATCCTGCAGAGGCAGTAATTGAAAACTTTAGCCCTGAAGTTAAGGCTACAGATTTAACTGCAATTGTTAAAGAAATTGTTCGAGCGACCAACAAAGTATCATTACCAGATGCAGAATTAGTAGTATCTGCTGGTAGAGGTTTAAAAGGTCCTGAAAATTGGGGAATGATTGAAGAGTTGGCAGACTTATTAGGTGCAGCAACAGCTTGTTCAAAACCAGTTTCTGATGCAGATTGGAGGCCACATTCAGAACACGTTGGACAAACAGGGATTGCAATTAGTCCGAATTTATACATTGCGATAGGTATTTCTGGTGCTATTCAACATTTAGCTGGAGTAAGTTCATCAAAAGTTATCGTTGTTATCAACAAAGACCCAGAAGCTCCATTCTTTAAGGTAGCCGATTATGGCATTGTTGGTGATGCATTCGAAGTTGTTCCAAAAATAATTGCTGCTTTAAAAGCACATAAAGGATAA
- a CDS encoding mannose-1-phosphate guanylyltransferase: MNKNNYALIMAGGIGSRFWPVSRTEHPKQFIDFFGIGKTLIQSTYDRFLQICPAENIFIVTNDLYVDLIKQQIPSISENQILAEPVMRNTAPCIAYGSMKIAKLNPNAVIVVAPSDHTIANPQGFVDAINQSIDAAAKNKCLVTLGIKPNRPDTGYGYIQYADEVLSTDEAIHKVKTFTEKPNLELAQSFIQSGDFLWNAGIFIWSAKAINKAFEKHLPDMHEIFQQGNSFYNTNNELKFIANAYLQCTNISIDFGIMEKADNVYVLPADFGWSDLGTWASIYEMAEKDYVGNAVIPSEQVMMFDSSNCMVNVPSKKLVILQNLHNYIVVESNNTLLICPRSEEQNIKNVVADVKAKFGNKFI; the protein is encoded by the coding sequence ATGAATAAAAATAACTACGCATTAATTATGGCTGGTGGCATAGGAAGCCGCTTTTGGCCTGTAAGCAGAACAGAACATCCTAAGCAGTTTATTGATTTTTTTGGCATCGGAAAAACTTTAATCCAAAGTACTTACGATAGATTTTTACAGATTTGCCCAGCAGAAAATATTTTTATCGTTACAAACGATTTGTATGTAGATTTAATTAAACAACAAATCCCATCAATTAGTGAGAACCAAATTTTAGCCGAACCAGTAATGCGCAATACCGCACCTTGTATTGCCTATGGTTCAATGAAGATTGCAAAACTAAATCCTAATGCAGTTATCGTAGTTGCCCCATCAGACCACACCATTGCGAACCCACAAGGTTTTGTAGATGCTATTAATCAATCTATTGATGCTGCTGCTAAAAATAAATGTTTAGTTACATTAGGCATAAAGCCAAATAGACCAGATACTGGTTATGGCTACATTCAGTATGCTGATGAAGTTTTATCAACAGATGAGGCCATCCACAAGGTTAAAACATTCACAGAAAAACCAAATCTAGAATTAGCACAATCTTTTATCCAAAGTGGTGATTTTCTTTGGAATGCAGGTATTTTTATCTGGTCGGCAAAAGCTATTAACAAAGCTTTTGAAAAACATTTACCAGATATGCATGAGATTTTCCAACAAGGAAATTCTTTTTACAATACCAATAACGAATTGAAGTTTATTGCGAACGCCTACCTTCAGTGCACAAATATTTCTATCGATTTCGGCATTATGGAAAAAGCCGACAATGTTTATGTTTTGCCAGCAGATTTTGGTTGGTCTGACTTAGGAACTTGGGCTTCTATTTACGAAATGGCGGAAAAGGATTACGTAGGAAACGCAGTAATACCGTCTGAACAAGTAATGATGTTCGATTCATCAAACTGTATGGTTAATGTTCCAAGCAAAAAACTAGTTATACTTCAAAATTTACACAATTATATTGTTGTCGAATCAAACAATACCTTGTTAATTTGCCCACGTTCTGAAGAACAGAACATCAAAAATGTGGTTGCAGATGTAAAAGCCAAGTTTGGTAACAAGTTTATATAA
- a CDS encoding nucleoside permease: MNIKFRLTIMSFMQFFVWGAWLITIANYWFGTKQWDGAQFGLIFATMGFASLFMPTITGIIADKWINAEKLYGILHILYAATLIYIPQVESPNEFFWTIFLAMCFYMPTISLSNSISYTTLKSSNLDVVKDFPPIRVWGTVGFIAAMWITNLTGSKASANQFYIAGVAALALGLYSFSLPKCPPSKLLEEKSTIFQKFGLDAFKLFADYKMALFFIFSMFLGGALQLTNAYGDVFLDEFKLFPVYAESFVIKYSTIIMSISQVSETLFILAIPFFLKRFGIKKVMVIAMLAWVFRFGLFAYGDPAGNLWMIVFSCVVYGMAFDFFNISGSLFVETSTTAKTRSSAQGLFMMMTNGFGAVLGSVVSGWMIQKYFTKAYTDIQSLAEHVGSASNDKHLLKFLGDKGISVLENGNLSRALDVKDWHTIWLSFTIYALVITVLFMIFFKHKHTRAEVEAIEKISH, from the coding sequence ATGAATATCAAGTTTCGCTTAACCATAATGAGTTTCATGCAATTTTTTGTGTGGGGCGCATGGCTAATCACTATTGCAAATTATTGGTTTGGTACTAAACAATGGGATGGTGCACAATTTGGATTAATTTTCGCCACCATGGGTTTTGCATCGTTATTTATGCCTACAATAACAGGTATAATTGCAGATAAATGGATTAATGCGGAAAAGCTTTACGGCATACTTCATATTCTTTATGCAGCTACATTAATTTATATACCTCAAGTAGAAAGTCCGAATGAGTTTTTCTGGACCATATTTTTGGCGATGTGTTTTTACATGCCAACCATCTCTTTGAGTAATTCTATCTCTTATACTACCTTAAAATCTAGTAATCTAGATGTTGTAAAAGACTTTCCGCCAATTAGAGTATGGGGAACCGTAGGTTTTATTGCAGCCATGTGGATTACCAACCTAACAGGAAGTAAAGCTAGTGCAAATCAGTTTTACATTGCAGGTGTTGCAGCTTTAGCCCTCGGTTTGTATTCATTTTCATTACCTAAATGCCCACCATCTAAATTACTGGAAGAGAAATCAACAATTTTCCAAAAATTTGGATTAGATGCATTTAAGTTATTTGCCGATTATAAAATGGCTTTGTTTTTTATATTCTCTATGTTTTTGGGGGGAGCTTTACAATTAACAAATGCTTATGGTGATGTTTTCTTAGATGAATTTAAGTTATTTCCAGTTTATGCTGAATCATTTGTTATTAAATACTCTACCATTATTATGTCTATTTCTCAGGTTTCTGAGACTTTATTCATTTTAGCAATTCCTTTCTTTTTAAAACGATTTGGAATAAAAAAAGTGATGGTAATTGCTATGCTTGCTTGGGTATTCAGGTTTGGATTATTCGCTTACGGAGACCCAGCAGGAAATCTTTGGATGATTGTATTTTCTTGCGTGGTTTACGGAATGGCATTTGACTTTTTCAATATCTCAGGTTCATTGTTTGTAGAAACCTCTACCACTGCTAAAACCCGCTCATCTGCACAAGGACTTTTCATGATGATGACTAATGGTTTTGGTGCGGTTTTAGGAAGCGTTGTTTCGGGTTGGATGATTCAGAAATACTTTACTAAGGCTTATACAGATATTCAATCATTAGCAGAACATGTTGGTTCGGCTTCAAATGATAAACACTTGCTTAAATTTTTAGGCGATAAAGGAATTAGTGTTTTAGAAAATGGAAACTTAAGTAGAGCTTTGGATGTGAAAGATTGGCACACTATCTGGCTTTCATTTACTATATATGCATTGGTAATCACAGTATTATTTATGATTTTCTTTAAACACAAACATACCAGAGCAGAAGTTGAAGCAATTGAAAAGATAAGCCATTAA
- a CDS encoding tetratricopeptide repeat protein — protein sequence MQNTRLAKLLEFLENEPNDSFILYALATEYNSLNDTDNAFAYYLKLVNEHPNYVGTYYHLGKLYEKTGEKDKAIDIYQKGMASARAKRDMHALSELQGAYNSAAGLDYEDD from the coding sequence ATGCAAAATACACGATTAGCCAAGTTATTAGAGTTTTTAGAGAACGAACCTAACGATAGCTTTATTTTATATGCTTTAGCAACCGAATACAATTCATTAAATGACACAGATAATGCATTTGCTTATTACTTGAAGTTGGTAAATGAACACCCAAATTATGTTGGCACCTATTATCACCTTGGTAAGTTGTATGAAAAAACCGGAGAAAAAGATAAAGCAATTGATATTTACCAAAAAGGGATGGCTAGTGCTAGAGCTAAAAGAGATATGCATGCACTTTCAGAATTGCAAGGTGCATACAATTCTGCAGCTGGTTTAGATTATGAAGATGACTGA
- the chrA gene encoding chromate efflux transporter: protein MAKRQLLFIRNVIFFTFTAFGGAQAHISLLLRYFVKSTHFISEEELLELNALAQVLPGPASTQTLVGISYKVGGLKLAILTFLIWIIPSAAIMTLAAISYAMLDQKEKFQEILKYIHPITLGIVAYGAFKLGRKVLVNEISMFLAFGAVVATLVLKNAYVFPIAILVGGMVSSAIGTPSDEAQIRVRLFANINPRKLSYFIGVLLVMAMLGAIINRTSPFSLPIRLFENFYRNGIFVFGGGQVLVPLMFTEFVEMKHYLLQSDFISGFALQQILPGPTFSFSSYLGALSMKQGGYGIVGQVFGGSLAVLGINLPGLILLLFIVPFWDDLKKITRIKKSLSGINAVSVGFIIAAFILLAKPIGFEWLPITLIIGTFLTLNFTKVSPPFIILAGIVLGFLL, encoded by the coding sequence ATGGCAAAACGACAGCTCTTATTTATTAGAAATGTAATCTTTTTCACTTTTACAGCATTTGGAGGAGCACAGGCGCACATTTCTCTTTTATTAAGATATTTCGTAAAAAGTACTCACTTTATTTCTGAAGAAGAACTATTAGAACTTAATGCTTTAGCGCAAGTTTTGCCAGGTCCTGCTTCTACACAAACATTGGTGGGTATCAGTTACAAAGTAGGCGGATTAAAATTGGCAATCTTAACATTTTTGATTTGGATTATACCTTCTGCAGCAATAATGACTTTAGCGGCGATTAGCTATGCCATGTTAGATCAAAAAGAAAAGTTTCAAGAAATTTTAAAATATATTCATCCAATTACATTAGGCATAGTAGCTTATGGGGCTTTTAAGTTAGGCAGAAAAGTCTTAGTGAACGAGATTTCTATGTTTCTTGCTTTTGGTGCTGTTGTAGCAACTTTAGTTTTAAAGAATGCCTATGTATTTCCAATTGCAATTTTAGTGGGAGGGATGGTTTCGTCAGCAATAGGTACACCATCAGATGAAGCTCAGATACGAGTGAGGTTATTCGCAAATATTAATCCTCGAAAGCTTTCTTATTTTATAGGTGTTTTGTTAGTAATGGCTATGTTGGGAGCGATAATTAATAGAACATCACCTTTTAGTTTACCTATTAGGTTATTTGAAAATTTCTATCGTAACGGAATTTTCGTTTTTGGAGGCGGACAGGTCTTAGTGCCGTTAATGTTTACAGAGTTTGTAGAGATGAAGCATTATTTATTGCAATCTGATTTCATTTCTGGTTTCGCTCTACAACAGATTTTGCCAGGTCCTACGTTCTCTTTTTCAAGTTATTTGGGAGCTTTGAGTATGAAACAAGGTGGCTATGGGATAGTAGGACAAGTTTTTGGAGGTAGCTTAGCAGTTTTAGGAATTAATCTACCTGGGCTTATTTTATTGTTATTTATTGTTCCTTTTTGGGATGATTTGAAGAAAATTACTAGAATAAAAAAATCGCTTTCTGGTATAAATGCGGTAAGTGTTGGCTTTATTATCGCAGCTTTTATTTTATTGGCAAAGCCGATTGGATTTGAATGGTTGCCAATTACGTTAATTATAGGAACGTTCTTGACCTTAAACTTTACAAAGGTTAGTCCGCCGTTTATAATTCTTGCAGGTATTGTATTAGGATTTCTCCTTTAA
- a CDS encoding bifunctional nuclease family protein produces MKKVKLDIVGLSYSQTQSGAYALVLGEVNGRRRLPIIIGAFEAQAIAIEIEKMTPTRPLTHDLFKTFAQAYHIEIQEIIIYNLVDGVFFAKLICSDGETTQEIDARTSDAIALAVRFNAVIYTYEFILSSAGIVIEGNDFLFLENMDSITKEQSTEDMPTSIPVSGYQGLTDEELQQKLEEALAEEAYEKAARIRDELNKRNSS; encoded by the coding sequence ATGAAAAAAGTAAAACTCGATATAGTTGGTTTATCTTATAGCCAAACACAGTCTGGTGCTTATGCGCTTGTTTTAGGCGAAGTAAATGGACGTAGACGTTTACCGATTATTATTGGTGCATTTGAGGCTCAGGCAATTGCCATTGAAATTGAGAAAATGACTCCTACCCGTCCGCTTACGCATGACCTTTTCAAAACATTTGCTCAAGCTTATCATATCGAGATTCAAGAAATCATCATCTATAATTTAGTTGATGGCGTTTTCTTTGCCAAATTGATTTGTAGTGATGGAGAAACTACACAAGAAATTGATGCTAGAACTTCGGATGCTATAGCCTTGGCTGTGAGATTTAACGCTGTTATTTACACCTACGAATTTATTTTATCTTCTGCTGGAATTGTCATAGAAGGAAATGATTTTCTATTCTTAGAAAACATGGATTCAATTACTAAGGAACAAAGTACGGAAGATATGCCTACTTCCATCCCAGTTTCTGGTTATCAAGGTTTAACTGATGAGGAACTACAACAAAAATTAGAAGAAGCATTAGCCGAAGAGGCTTACGAAAAGGCCGCTCGTATTAGAGATGAATTAAATAAAAGAAATTCATCCTAA
- the dnaB gene encoding replicative DNA helicase — protein MITDNEQQGQGKFSTSARKSRLSTSMNTMGKIPPQAIDLEEAVLGALMLEKDALSTVIDILKPEVFYAEAHKKIFEAIQTLFQKSKPVDILTVTSEMRTQGVLEMVGGAYYITNLTNRVASAANIEYHARIISQKYIQRELIRISTEIITNAYEDTTDIFDLLDHAEKNLFDIAQNNLRRDTQKMDEIIKQSLATLEELRTKTDGLTGVPSGFTDLDRITGGWQKSDLVIIAARPAMGKTAFVLTCARNAAVDFKRPVVVFSLEMSSVQLVNRLISGETEIEQEKIRKGNLAEWEWQQLHSKIGTLTEAPLLIDDTPALNIFEFRAKCRRLKAQYDIQLIIIDYLQLMHGKGEGQSGGGNREQEIGSISRALKSVAKELDVPVLALSQLSRAVESRPGPNGKRPMLSDLRESGSIEQDADMVLFLYRPEYYGLTEDENGRSMAGVGEVIIAKHRNGETGIVPLRFIGKYVKFADLEDNFAPQNSFSGESQMMPSQSFDKPSGNVIIRPSKMDDFIDDGAPF, from the coding sequence ATGATTACCGATAACGAACAACAGGGACAAGGAAAATTTTCAACTTCAGCACGTAAAAGCAGATTATCTACTTCTATGAATACCATGGGCAAAATACCGCCACAAGCTATTGATTTAGAAGAAGCTGTACTGGGTGCCTTGATGTTAGAAAAAGATGCATTGTCTACAGTTATCGATATTTTAAAGCCTGAAGTTTTTTACGCTGAAGCACACAAAAAGATATTTGAAGCCATTCAAACTTTGTTTCAAAAATCTAAACCTGTTGATATTTTAACGGTAACTTCAGAAATGCGTACACAGGGCGTTTTAGAAATGGTTGGTGGTGCTTATTATATCACAAACTTAACTAATCGCGTTGCATCTGCAGCAAACATAGAATACCACGCTCGTATTATTTCTCAAAAATACATTCAACGTGAGCTAATAAGAATTTCTACTGAAATAATTACCAATGCTTATGAAGATACAACTGATATTTTCGATTTATTAGACCACGCAGAGAAAAACTTATTTGATATCGCCCAAAATAACTTGCGTAGAGATACTCAAAAAATGGACGAAATCATTAAACAGTCTTTGGCTACACTTGAAGAGTTACGCACAAAAACTGATGGTTTAACTGGGGTTCCGTCTGGCTTTACCGATTTAGATAGAATTACTGGGGGGTGGCAAAAATCGGATTTGGTTATCATTGCAGCAAGACCAGCGATGGGTAAAACAGCTTTCGTACTTACTTGTGCCCGTAATGCTGCTGTAGATTTTAAAAGACCAGTAGTTGTTTTCTCATTAGAGATGTCTTCAGTACAGTTGGTAAATCGTCTAATTTCTGGTGAAACTGAAATTGAGCAAGAAAAAATTAGAAAAGGTAATTTGGCTGAATGGGAATGGCAACAACTGCATAGTAAAATTGGAACTTTAACAGAAGCTCCACTCCTAATTGATGATACGCCAGCACTTAATATTTTCGAATTTAGAGCGAAGTGCCGTAGGCTAAAAGCTCAATATGATATCCAATTAATCATTATCGATTATTTACAATTAATGCATGGTAAAGGCGAAGGACAAAGTGGTGGTGGTAATCGTGAACAAGAAATTGGTAGTATCTCTAGGGCATTAAAATCAGTTGCTAAAGAACTAGATGTTCCTGTTTTGGCACTTTCGCAGTTAAGTAGAGCGGTAGAAAGTAGACCTGGCCCGAACGGAAAACGACCAATGCTTTCAGATTTACGTGAATCTGGGTCTATTGAGCAAGATGCGGATATGGTTCTATTTTTATACAGACCAGAATATTACGGCTTAACTGAAGATGAAAATGGCCGTTCTATGGCGGGTGTTGGTGAAGTAATTATTGCGAAACACAGAAATGGTGAAACTGGTATCGTGCCACTTCGCTTTATCGGTAAGTACGTTAAATTTGCTGATTTGGAAGATAACTTTGCCCCTCAAAACAGTTTCTCTGGAGAAAGTCAGATGATGCCATCTCAAAGCTTTGATAAACCATCTGGAAATGTAATCATCAGGCCTTCTAAAATGGATGATTTTATTGATGACGGAGCTCCTTTTTAA
- a CDS encoding electron transfer flavoprotein subunit beta/FixA family protein: MKILVCISNVPDTTTKITFTNDNTQFNTAGVQFIVNPYDEIALSRAIELCEGGKGTVTVINVGEAATEPTIRKALAIGADDAVRVNATPRDAYFTAFQIAEYAKANDFDAILCGRESIDYNGSQVAAMIGEFLDIPSISIIKKLDFDGTTATIEREIEGGKEVVSVTGKFVASCAEGTAEAKIPNMRGIMSARTKPLTVVEAAAVEELGKVTKFETPAPRGAVRLVPAESAEDLIGLLHSEAKVI; encoded by the coding sequence ATGAAAATATTAGTTTGTATTAGTAATGTACCAGACACCACGACAAAAATAACTTTTACTAACGATAATACACAATTCAATACTGCCGGTGTACAATTTATTGTAAATCCTTATGATGAAATTGCATTATCGAGAGCTATTGAACTTTGTGAAGGTGGTAAAGGAACAGTAACAGTTATTAATGTTGGAGAAGCTGCTACAGAGCCTACCATTAGAAAAGCCCTTGCTATCGGTGCTGATGATGCGGTTAGGGTTAATGCGACACCTCGTGATGCTTATTTTACAGCTTTTCAGATTGCAGAATATGCAAAAGCAAATGATTTTGATGCCATCTTATGTGGAAGAGAATCAATAGATTACAACGGTTCTCAAGTTGCAGCTATGATTGGCGAGTTTCTAGACATTCCTTCTATCTCAATCATTAAAAAATTAGATTTCGACGGAACAACAGCGACTATTGAAAGAGAAATTGAAGGTGGAAAAGAAGTTGTTTCTGTTACGGGAAAATTTGTAGCAAGTTGTGCTGAAGGTACTGCAGAAGCGAAAATTCCGAATATGAGAGGAATCATGTCTGCAAGAACTAAACCACTAACGGTTGTAGAAGCTGCTGCTGTTGAAGAATTAGGTAAGGTAACAAAATTTGAAACCCCTGCTCCTCGTGGCGCAGTTAGGTTAGTTCCTGCTGAAAGTGCAGAAGATTTAATAGGTCTATTGCATAGCGAAGCGAAAGTAATATAA
- the rlmB gene encoding 23S rRNA (guanosine(2251)-2'-O)-methyltransferase RlmB: MDNFRRPQRVKENNEFVFGIRAVIEAIKAGRDIETIYLQRGLAGDLFTELKTLLHGTLIPLSSVPIEKLNRMTQKNHQGVIAVISPITYQNIEDIIPAVFEKGETPLILILDSITDVRNMGAIARTAACVGVHAIVVPLKNAAQINADAIKTSAGALFSIPICRHDNLRKICLFLQDSGLQIVACTEKTSDLIYAPDYTMPTAIVMGSEDEGISNDLLRVANHLAKIPMAGKIESLNVSVSAGVILYEAVRQRSM; the protein is encoded by the coding sequence ATGGATAATTTTAGAAGACCACAACGCGTAAAAGAAAATAATGAATTTGTTTTTGGTATAAGAGCTGTAATTGAAGCGATTAAAGCAGGGCGAGATATAGAGACAATTTATTTGCAACGTGGTTTAGCTGGCGATTTATTTACAGAGTTAAAAACCTTGCTACACGGCACTTTAATTCCATTAAGTTCCGTTCCAATTGAAAAATTGAATAGAATGACGCAGAAAAACCATCAAGGGGTTATTGCTGTAATTTCTCCGATTACTTATCAAAACATTGAAGATATTATTCCTGCTGTGTTCGAGAAAGGAGAGACTCCATTAATTTTAATTTTAGATAGCATTACAGATGTCCGTAATATGGGCGCAATTGCTAGAACGGCTGCTTGTGTAGGTGTTCACGCTATTGTTGTTCCACTAAAAAATGCAGCTCAAATTAATGCTGATGCAATAAAAACTTCAGCAGGTGCTTTATTTAGCATTCCAATTTGTAGACATGATAACTTGCGTAAAATCTGTTTGTTTCTACAAGATAGTGGTTTGCAAATTGTTGCCTGCACAGAAAAAACTAGCGATTTAATTTACGCTCCAGATTATACAATGCCAACGGCAATTGTAATGGGCTCTGAAGACGAAGGAATTTCTAACGACTTATTGCGTGTTGCCAATCATTTAGCAAAAATACCTATGGCAGGTAAAATTGAATCACTAAATGTTTCTGTTTCTGCTGGTGTAATTTTATACGAAGCAGTTAGACAGAGGAGTATGTAA